From a single Muntiacus reevesi chromosome 14, mMunRee1.1, whole genome shotgun sequence genomic region:
- the LOC136146510 gene encoding chondroitin sulfate proteoglycan 4-like, producing the protein MFTQQDVDDGYIHYVQTMPDQQQDRFILDVMSGFQAVSRLEILVDVVPKQIPLAVQNFTVQEGGSKVLPEDYFRIPSKHFEGLDCKFVLLKPLKHGYVENSHFPRVKLMKFTRKQVENELISYVHDGSKELLDSFTIFANSSELGKQSVPQTLFVTIESVNDEAPVITANKILKGWVNSVTEITRDELCAVDGDSPPQDLAYLFSPPSNGHLAFKSIPGRSIQNFTQAQINEGQIVFVHTGHQ; encoded by the exons ATGTTTACGCAGCAGGATGTTGATGATGGTTACATCCATTATGTACAGACAATGCCTGACCAACAACAGGACCGTTTTATACTGGATGTTATGAGTGGCTTCCAAGCTGTGAGCAGACTTGAAATCCTGGTGGATGTTGTCCCTAAACAGATTCCTCTGGCAGTACAAAATTTCACAGTCCAGGAAGGTGGCTCCAAGGTACTTCCAGAAGATTATTTCAGAATTCCAAGCAAGCATTTTGAGGGACTTGACTGTAAATTTGTTCTACTCAAACCACTGAAACATGGTTATGTTGAAAATTCTCATTTTCCAAGAGTAAAGCTGATGAAATTTACCAGGAAACAG GTAGAAAATGAATTGATTTCCTATGTGCATGATGGTAGCAAAGAGCTTCTTGACAGTTTCACCATCTTTGCAAATAGTTCAGAGCTTGGAAAACAGAGTGTGCCCCAAACTCTTTTTgtgaccattgagtcagtaaaCGATGAGGCTCCAGTAATAACAGCCAATAAAATCCTCAAG gggTGGGTGAATTCTGTCACTGAGATTACCCGTGATGAACTCTGTGCAGTGGATGGGGACTCCCCCCCACAGGACCTGGCCTACTTGTTCTCTCCACCCAGCAATGGACATTTGGCTTTCAAGTCCATTCCTGGACGGAGCATCCAGAACTTCACCCAGGCTCAGATCAACGAGGGCCAGATAGTGTTTGTACACACAG GCCATCAGTAA